The sequence GCATCAACGTTAGCACCACCTTTACCGATAACCATACCTGGTTTAGCAGTGTGAAGTGAAACGTTAACTTTGTTTACTGCGCGTTCAATTTCGATAGTTGAAACTGCTGCGTCAGCAAGTTCTTTTTGAACGAATTTACGGATTGCAAGATCTTCATGAAGGTAATCCGCGTATTCTTTTTCAGCATACCATTTGGCATCCCAATCACGGATGATGCCGACACGCATACCAATTGGATGTACTTTTTGACCCACGATGTTACCTCCTTATTTTTCTGCAACAGCTACAGTGATGTGAGCTGTACGTTTGTTGATTGGTGAAGCTGAACCTTTCGCACGTGGACGGAAACGTTTCATAGTTGGTCCTTCGTTTGCGAATGCTTCAGATACTACCAAGTTAGCTTTGTCCAAACCAAAGTTATTTTCAGCGTTAGCTACAGCTGAATTCAAAACTTTCAAGATGATTTCAGCAGCTTTGTTTGGTGTGAATGTCAAGATTGCAATAGCATCGGCTACGCTTTTACCACGGATGTTGTCAAGAACAAGACGTGATTTACGAGGTGAAACACGTACTGTACGAGCCATTGCTTTAGCTGAAGTAATTTCTGCCATTTATGTTCTCCTTATTTTCTACGTGTTTTCTTGTCGTCTGCAGCGTGACCTTTGTAAGTACGAGTTGGTGCAAATTCACCAAGTTTGTGACCTACCATGTCTTCTTGGATGTAAACAGGTACGTGTTTACGTCCGTCATAAACTGCAATAGTGTAACCAATGAAACTTGGGAAGATCGTTGAACGACGTGACCAAGTTTTGATAACTTTTTTCTTT comes from Streptococcus oralis and encodes:
- the rpsS gene encoding 30S ribosomal protein S19; its protein translation is MGRSLKKGPFVDEHLMKKVEAQANDEKKKVIKTWSRRSTIFPSFIGYTIAVYDGRKHVPVYIQEDMVGHKLGEFAPTRTYKGHAADDKKTRRK
- the rplV gene encoding 50S ribosomal protein L22, which gives rise to MAEITSAKAMARTVRVSPRKSRLVLDNIRGKSVADAIAILTFTPNKAAEIILKVLNSAVANAENNFGLDKANLVVSEAFANEGPTMKRFRPRAKGSASPINKRTAHITVAVAEK